A single Lactuca sativa cultivar Salinas chromosome 8, Lsat_Salinas_v11, whole genome shotgun sequence DNA region contains:
- the LOC111900156 gene encoding probable arabinosyltransferase ARAD1: MAPKYNNSNKPFTCSISTFFLSISFLFAIFLSLFLLSSNQSSKSTLLSSCLISTSTPDSIKVYVSDLPRSLNYGLLEKYWLLSHDSRLGSEVDNQIRSTNSWNNNKIKNIPMYPESPLIKQYSAEYWIMGDLATPQELRTTSFAKRVSAPEEADVIFVPFFATISAELQLGVAKGVFRKKVGNEDYSRQREVLDFVKGTEAWKRSNGRDHVFVVTDPVAMSHVREEIASSILLVVDFGGWYRVDSKAANGNTSDHMIQHTQVSLLKDVIVPYTHLLPRFDISQNQKRKTLLYFKGAKHRHRGGLIREKLWDLLIDESKVIMEEGFPNATGKDQSIKGMRNSEFCLHPAGDTPTSCRLFDAIQSLCIPVIVSDNIELPFEGTIDYTKFSVFVAVSEALQPNRLVNRLKSYTNLQKDEFRQNMARVQSFFEYDNGYPGGVGPVPVNGAVNFIWRKVHEKLPVIKEAVVRARRKPPNVVVPQRCHCT, encoded by the exons ATGGCACCCAAATATAACAATAGCAACAAACCTTTTACATGTTCAATTTCAACTTTCTTCCTTTCAATCTCCTTCCTTTTTGCCATTTTTCTCTCCCTCTTTCTTCTATCATCTAATCAATCATCCAAATCCACATTACTCTCTTCATGTCTCATTTCCACTTCTACCCCCGATTCAATCAAAGTATATGTTTCAGATCTACCTCGATCACTCAACTATGGTCTTTTAGAAAAATACTGGTTGTTATCCCATGATTCAAGACTAGGGAGTGAAGTAGACAACCAAATCCGATCAACCAATTCTTGGAACAATAACAAAATCAAAAACATTCCAATGTATCCCGAGAGTCCATTGATCAAACAGTATAGCGCAGAGTACTGGATCATGGGTGACCTGGCAACACCACAAGAATTAAGAACTACATCTTTTGCTAAACGGGTTTCAGCTCCTGAAGAAGCTGATGTCATTTTTGTCCCTTTTTTTGCAACAATAAGTGCTGAATTACAACTTGGTGTTGCAAAAGGGGTTTTTAGAAAGAAAGTTGGAAATGAGGATTATTCAAGACAGAGggaagttttggattttgttaaaGGGACTGAAGCTTGGAAACGATCAAATGGTAGAGATCATGTCTTTGTTGTTACAG ACCCTGTTGCAATGTCGCATGTTAGAGAGGAGATAGCTTCATCCATTCTGCTTGTTGTTGACTTTGGTGGGTGGTATAGGGTTGACTCAAAAGCTGCTAATGGAAACACATCTGATCATATGATACAACATACACAAGTTTCATTGCTGAAAGATGTTATTGTCCCCTACACTCATTTGCTCCCAAGGTTTgacatatcacaaaatcaaaaaCGCAAAACTCTTCTTTATTTCAAAGGAGCTAAACATCGACACAGG GGGGGTTTAATACGAGAAAAACTATGGGATTTACTAATCGATGAATCCAAAGTCATAATGGAAGAAGGATTCCCGAACGCAACCGGAAAGGACCAATCAATAAAAGGAATGAGAAATTCCGAATTCTGTTTACATCCAGCTGGCGACACTCCGACCTCGTGTCGCCTTTTTGATGCAATTCAAAGTCTTTGCATTCCGGTGATTGTAAGTGACAACATCGAGCTCCCATTCGAAGGAACAATTGACTACACAAAGTTTTCGGTATTTGTAGCCGTGAGTGAAGCCCTACAACCAAATCGGCTTGTGAATCGGCTCAAAAGCTATACAAATTTGCAAAAAGATGAGTTTAGACAAAACATGGCTCGGGTGCAGTCGTTTTTTGAGTACGATAATGGTTACCCGGGTGGTGTGGGTCCGGTCCCGGTTAACGGTGCGGTGAATTTTATATGGCGGAAAGTGCACGAGAAGTTGCCGGTGATTAAAGAGGCGGTGGTTCGAGCGAGGAGGAAACCGCCGAATGTGGTGGTCCCGCAACGGTGTCATTGTACTTGA
- the LOC111900135 gene encoding uncharacterized protein LOC111900135, whose protein sequence is MDQSLEDMKFIGFFGIFKQSFTTIFSWKKIFAQITLTLILPLTIIFLAHIEISRYLFWKLERNSLLLDTDSYYRLHVSAIEWLYYVLFKIAYFIFLTVFSLLSTAAVVFTVASIYTDREIVFQNVMKIIPKVWKRLLVTFVFIYLVFFIYDIIGEVALAITRSIFNYSTLSLLLTLIIRILYVIGFLYIVFVCELGSVVTVLESSHGYRALRKGKDLANGKKKVGMGIAFVLYGFLEGLLVVYQWFVEYGGVNFNLAMVWRAMIGILCGFLLLMFLLLIVVIQTVLYLVCKSHHGEAIDKLSLSTFLGAYMGETVVYPTAGEEVQLGRPPHQQV, encoded by the coding sequence ATGGATCAAAGCTTAGAAGATATGAAATTCATTGGCTTCTTCGGCATCTTCAAACAATCATTCACAACCATCTTCTCATGGAAGAAAATCTTCGCACAAATCACTCTTACCTTAATCCTTCCTctcacaatcatcttcttagctcACATCGAAATCTCCCGTTATTTGTTCTGGAAACTCGAACGAAATTCATTGCTGCTTGACACTGATTCCTACTATCGACTCCACGTAAGCGCCATCGAATGGCTCTACTACGTCCTATTCAAAATCGCCTACTTCATCTTCCTCACCGTCTTCTCCCTCCTCTCCACCGCCGCCGTCGTCTTCACCGTCGCTTCCATCTACACCGACCGAGAAATCGTTTTCCAAAACGTCATGAAAATCATCCCGAAGGTCTGGAAACGGCTCCTTGTCACTTTCGTATTCATATACCTGGTGTTCTTCATCTACGACATAATCGGCGAAGTGGCGCTCGCTATAACCAGATCTATCTTCAATTACTCAACCCTGAGTTTACTCCTTACGCTTATCATCCGAATCTTATACGTTATAGGTTTCTTATACATTGTCTTTGTTTGTGAATTGGGTAGCGTTGTTACAGTTCTGGAAAGCAGCCATGGATATAGAGCTTTGAGGAAAGGTAAGGATCTGGCGAATGGGAAGAAGAAAGTGGGAATGGGAATTGCATTCGTGTTGTATGGTTTTTTGGAGGGATTGCTTGTTGTGTATCAGTGGTTCGTAGAATATGGGGGAGTAAATTTCAATTTGGCGATGGTTTGGAGGGCGATGATCGGAATCTTATGTGGGTTTCTGCTTTTGATGTTCTTGCTGCTCATCGTTGTGATCCAAACAGTGCTTTATCTGGTCTGCAAATCGCATCATGGAGAAGCCATTGATAAGCTTAGTTTATCGACGTTTTTAGGAGCTTATATGGGGGAGACGGTGGTGTATCCTACAGCCGGCGAGGAAGTCCAGCTTGGAAGACCTCCACATCAACAAGTGTGa
- the LOC111900157 gene encoding uncharacterized protein LOC111900157 has translation MESKTSSHEVLVCQTCGDKGFTNAYVYCIKCLKFVIHRYCLNVIPKSFDEFVEWACEDCQQPLSNPFTSHKFNPSRSDKQNAAIAPQVKTKKQKKKPKKKPKKKRKLAVSPSNSLKEFRLKKCILALEAPLKREDKRKRDESLSGVERNENKTQKMVDSNSNKTQKMVDSNSNEHSCCDSSSTDVNLKNKTGIQEPETSPEKFHSFENHPTNQTPYDLQAETANQMHNEQEIRTDKTSADVTQSTGVENNVEYIPYQPAQPVQEPVWRGSFDITQTDYNLFEGFVGHLSNKACFKVCQEANVLPSLLSLEMHPKTVLWPKSFLESQPSDENIALYFFPGDTKNERDYEDLVSDMIDEELAMTAPAKNADLLIFTSRVLPRPFWRFQGKNYLWGVFRRKKNDLEGSNNSEKNPVVAEDFPHKVTGGKEILTKVKTFDSQSPQSPLCNYR, from the exons ATGGAATCCAAGACTTCTTCTCATGAG GTTTTGGTTTGTCAAACATGTGGAGACAAAGGATTCACCAATGCTTATGTTTATTGTATCAAGTGTTTAAAATTTGTTATTCACAG ATACTGTCTAAATGTAATACCAAAATCATTCGATGAATTTGTCGAATGGGCTTGTGAAGATTGCCAACAACCACTTTCAAATCCTTTCACTTCACATAAATTCAACCCTTCAAGATCTGATAAACAGAATGCTGCAATTGCACCACAAGtaaaaacaaagaaacaaaagaaaaaacCAAAAAAGAAACCAAAAAAGAAAAGGAAACTTGCTGTTTCTCCATCAAATTCCCTAAAAGAATTTCGGTTGAAAAAGTGTATTCTTGCTTTAGAGGCTCCATTGAAAAGAGAGGATAAAAGGAAAAGAGATGAAAGTTTATCGGGTGTGGAAAGAAATGAGAATAAAACTCAAAAGATGGTGGATTCCAATTCCAATAAAACTCAAAAGATGGTGGATTCCAATTCCAACGAGCATTCTTGCTGTGATTCCAGTTCCACGGATGTAAATTTAAAGAATAAAACAGGCATTCAAGAACCAGAGACCAGTCCTGAAAA ATTCCATTCCTTTGAAAATCATCCTACGAATCAAACACCCTATGATCTCCAGGCTGAAACAGCAAACCAGATGCATAATGAACAAGAAATAAGAACAGACAAAACTAGTGCTGATGTTACTCAATCAACAGGTGTTGAAAATAATGTAGAATACATCCCTTATCAACCTGCACAACCAGTCCAGGAACCAGTATGGAG GGGAAGCTTTGATATTACTCAAACAGATTATAATCTATTCGAAGGGTTTGTTGGTCATTTATCAAATAAAGCTTGTTTCAAGGTGTGTCAAGAGGCAAATGTGCTTCCCTCTTTGCTTTCTCTAGAAATGCATCCAAAGACTGTTTTATGGCCAAAAAGCTTCTTGGAGTCTCAACCTTCTGATGAAAATATTGCTCTTTACTTCTTTCCAGGAGACACAAA AAATGAAAGGGACTATGAGGACTTGGTGAGTGATATGATAGATGAAGAGCTTGCAATGACAGCCCCTGCCAAAAATGCAGATTTATTGATATTTACTTCTAGAGTTTTGCCTCGACCTTTCTGGA gattccaagggaagaactATCTATGGGGAGTTTTTAGAAGGAAAAAGAATGATCTTGAAGGATCAAACAATAGTGAGAAGAACCCTGTTGTGGCAGAAGATTTTCCACACAAAGTGACAGGTGGAAAAGAAATCCTCACAAAAGTGAAAACTTTTGATTCTCAGAGTCCTCAAAGTCCTTTGTGTAATTACAG GTGA